A genomic region of Chlorobaculum parvum NCIB 8327 contains the following coding sequences:
- the map gene encoding type I methionyl aminopeptidase, which produces MITIKSEREIGLMREAGEIVGRVLDMLEEEIAPGMTTKRLDELAEQFIRDHQAVPSFLNYAPKGEPNVTPYPATLCVSINEEVVHGVPSDKRVIQEGEIVSVDCGAYKSGYHGDSARTFVVGEIAPEVQQLVDVTRECLYRGIEQAVAGNRLHDISAAIEKHARSFNYSVIENMVGHGIGSELHEDPAVPNYGRPHTGVKLRKGMTLAIEPMIALGRSRRAVSKRGAWVAVTEDGKPSAHFEHTIAIGDGPAEILTR; this is translated from the coding sequence ATGATCACCATCAAAAGCGAGCGTGAAATCGGGTTGATGCGCGAGGCTGGCGAAATCGTCGGTCGCGTTCTCGACATGCTCGAAGAGGAAATTGCTCCAGGTATGACGACCAAGCGGCTCGACGAGCTTGCCGAGCAGTTCATTCGCGATCATCAGGCCGTGCCGAGTTTTCTGAATTACGCGCCGAAAGGCGAGCCCAATGTGACGCCTTACCCGGCCACCCTGTGCGTCTCGATCAATGAAGAGGTTGTGCATGGCGTGCCGAGCGACAAGCGTGTGATTCAGGAAGGTGAGATCGTTTCGGTCGATTGCGGAGCTTACAAAAGCGGTTACCACGGCGATTCTGCCCGAACGTTTGTGGTTGGAGAGATCGCCCCCGAGGTTCAGCAGCTTGTCGATGTGACGCGCGAATGCCTCTATCGCGGTATTGAGCAGGCCGTTGCAGGCAACCGTCTGCACGACATTTCGGCGGCCATCGAGAAGCATGCGCGCTCGTTCAATTACAGTGTGATCGAGAACATGGTCGGCCATGGAATCGGCAGCGAACTGCATGAGGACCCTGCCGTTCCGAATTATGGACGGCCGCATACCGGTGTGAAGTTGCGCAAGGGAATGACGCTGGCCATCGAGCCGATGATTGCCCTTGGCCGCTCTCGACGTGCGGTCAGTAAACGAGGCGCCTGGGTTGCTGTAACCGAAGACGGCAAGCCGTCAGCCCATTTCGAGCACACCATCGCCATCGGTGACGGCCCTGCCGAAATTCTGACCCGGTAA
- the rpmJ gene encoding 50S ribosomal protein L36 — translation MKVYSSIKKRCEHCRIIKRKGKRYVICKVNPSHKQRQG, via the coding sequence ATGAAAGTTTATTCGTCTATCAAAAAACGTTGCGAGCACTGCAGGATTATCAAGCGCAAAGGAAAACGGTATGTGATCTGCAAGGTGAATCCAAGCCATAAGCAGCGCCAAGGGTGA
- the rpsK gene encoding 30S ribosomal protein S11: MATASRKKKKVKVTPEGTVHIKASFNNIMVTITDTLGNTVSWSSAGKNGFRGSKKNTPYASQVTSEAAAKEAYDLGMRYVDVLIKGPGSGRDAAIRALQGVGLEVRSIRDITPLPHNGCRPPKRRRV; the protein is encoded by the coding sequence ATGGCAACAGCGAGCAGGAAAAAAAAGAAAGTCAAGGTTACCCCGGAAGGTACCGTCCATATCAAGGCATCGTTCAACAACATCATGGTGACCATCACCGATACGCTCGGTAATACGGTTTCCTGGTCGAGCGCAGGCAAAAATGGCTTCAGGGGCTCCAAGAAAAATACCCCGTATGCATCGCAGGTGACTTCCGAGGCGGCAGCCAAAGAGGCCTACGATCTTGGTATGCGTTATGTTGACGTGCTTATCAAAGGACCTGGTTCCGGTCGTGATGCTGCCATCAGGGCGCTTCAGGGAGTCGGTCTGGAGGTGCGCTCCATTCGCGATATTACGCCGCTTCCGCATAACGGTTGCAGGCCTCCCAAGCGCAGAAGGGTCTGA
- the infA gene encoding translation initiation factor IF-1 — MAKEESIEVEGEILEALPNAQFRVKLENGLEVLAHVSGKIRMHYIRILPGDKVKVQISPYDLSKGRITYRYK; from the coding sequence GTGGCCAAGGAAGAATCAATTGAGGTAGAAGGCGAAATTCTGGAAGCGCTTCCGAACGCGCAGTTCAGGGTCAAGCTCGAAAACGGTCTCGAAGTGCTTGCGCACGTTTCGGGAAAGATCCGGATGCACTACATCCGGATTCTGCCCGGTGACAAGGTGAAGGTTCAGATTTCGCCTTACGACCTGAGCAAAGGTAGAATTACCTACCGTTATAAATAA
- the rpsM gene encoding 30S ribosomal protein S13 → MRLAGVNLPLNKHAVIALTYVYGIGNTSAKNILAKAGVAPDKKISELSDEEAHAIREIIGNEYTVEGEARAEQQLSIKRLMDIGCYRGLRHRRSLPARGQRTRTNARTRKGKRKTVAGKKKAGKK, encoded by the coding sequence ATGAGGTTAGCTGGGGTTAATTTGCCATTGAACAAACATGCGGTCATCGCGTTGACCTATGTTTATGGCATCGGGAACACATCCGCCAAAAACATACTCGCAAAAGCCGGAGTCGCTCCTGACAAGAAAATTTCAGAGCTGAGCGATGAAGAGGCTCACGCTATCAGGGAAATCATCGGCAACGAATACACGGTCGAGGGTGAGGCACGTGCTGAACAGCAGCTTTCCATCAAGCGCCTCATGGATATCGGATGCTATCGTGGTCTTCGTCACAGGCGTTCCCTGCCGGCTCGTGGTCAGCGTACCCGCACCAATGCGAGAACCAGGAAAGGCAAGCGCAAGACGGTTGCAGGCAAGAAGAAGGCCGGCAAGAAGTAA
- the secY gene encoding preprotein translocase subunit SecY, producing MKLNESIRNINKIPELRQRILYTLLLLFVYRLGSHITIPGVDAAAIASATTSHSNDLFGLFDLFVGGAFARASIFSLGIMPYISASIIIQLLGAVTPFVQKLQQEGEEGRQKINQYTRYGTVLLAFLQAWGVSVNLSSPSSFGKVVVPDPSIFFTITAIVILTASTVFIMWLGELITERGIGNGISLIIMIGILARFPQSLVAEIQSVSFGSKNWIVEIVIMGLMAAIVAIVVLLTVATRRIPVQHAKRVVGRKVYGGGTQYIPMKVNTAGVMPIIFAQSIMFLPSTFLSFFPESEAMQKIASAFAYDSWWYAIIFGLMIVFFTYFYTAIAFNPKEVADTMRRQGGFIPGVRPGKSTEEFIDNILTRITLPGAIALAVIAVLPTFLTKFGNVTPGFAQFFGGTSLLIIVSVGLDTLQQVESHLMMRHYDGFMKTAKARGRR from the coding sequence ATGAAGCTTAATGAGAGCATTCGGAATATTAACAAAATCCCTGAGTTAAGGCAGCGGATCCTCTATACCCTCCTGCTACTGTTTGTGTACAGGCTGGGATCGCATATCACCATTCCGGGGGTTGACGCCGCAGCAATTGCGAGTGCGACCACGTCACACTCCAATGACCTTTTCGGTCTGTTTGACCTGTTTGTCGGAGGCGCGTTTGCACGCGCCTCGATCTTTTCGCTCGGTATCATGCCGTACATTTCGGCATCGATCATCATTCAGCTTCTTGGAGCGGTGACGCCGTTCGTGCAGAAGTTGCAGCAGGAGGGCGAAGAGGGACGACAGAAAATCAATCAATATACCCGTTACGGTACGGTTCTTTTGGCGTTTCTCCAGGCATGGGGCGTCAGCGTCAACCTGTCGAGCCCTTCATCGTTCGGCAAGGTGGTTGTTCCCGATCCGAGCATTTTCTTTACCATCACGGCCATCGTTATTCTGACCGCCAGCACTGTGTTCATCATGTGGCTTGGTGAGCTGATTACCGAGCGTGGCATTGGTAACGGTATTTCGCTGATCATCATGATCGGTATCCTTGCCAGGTTCCCGCAGTCGCTTGTGGCTGAAATTCAGTCTGTTTCGTTTGGCAGCAAGAACTGGATTGTCGAGATCGTTATCATGGGGCTCATGGCGGCAATCGTAGCGATCGTGGTGTTGCTGACCGTAGCGACGAGAAGAATTCCGGTACAGCACGCCAAGCGCGTCGTTGGCCGCAAGGTTTACGGTGGCGGCACGCAGTACATTCCGATGAAGGTCAATACGGCCGGTGTTATGCCGATCATCTTCGCGCAGTCGATCATGTTCCTGCCGAGCACCTTCCTGTCGTTCTTCCCCGAAAGTGAGGCCATGCAGAAGATCGCTTCGGCATTTGCCTACGATTCGTGGTGGTACGCCATTATCTTTGGTCTCATGATCGTGTTCTTCACCTACTTCTATACGGCTATCGCGTTCAATCCGAAAGAGGTTGCTGATACCATGCGTCGTCAGGGGGGATTCATTCCCGGTGTTCGCCCCGGTAAGAGTACCGAAGAGTTTATCGACAATATCCTTACCCGAATCACGCTGCCTGGCGCTATCGCTTTGGCTGTGATTGCTGTGTTGCCAACCTTTCTGACCAAGTTCGGAAACGTGACGCCCGGTTTCGCCCAGTTTTTCGGTGGCACCAGCTTGCTCATTATTGTCAGCGTCGGCCTCGACACGCTTCAGCAGGTCGAAAGCCATCTGATGATGCGCCACTACGACGGGTTCATGAAGACCGCGAAGGCTCGGGGGCGTCGATGA
- the rpsD gene encoding 30S ribosomal protein S4, whose protein sequence is MARFRGSITKVSRRLGIALSPKAEKYLERRPYAPGEHGQSRRGKVSEYALQLREKQKMKYLYGVLEKQFRIYYKKAVAQRGVTGDNLVKMLERRFDNVVYRCGFSPSRAGARQLVTHGHMLVNGKKVNIPSFLVSPGDQIEFRQKSRNLDAVADSLNKAAESRIPEWIQVDKANRKAVFLAIPEREAVQEPFNEQLVVELYSK, encoded by the coding sequence ATGGCACGATTCAGAGGCTCAATTACCAAGGTTTCACGCAGGCTGGGAATAGCTCTTTCTCCCAAGGCTGAAAAATATCTCGAAAGACGCCCGTACGCTCCGGGTGAGCACGGCCAGTCCCGCAGGGGCAAGGTGTCGGAATATGCGCTGCAGCTCAGAGAAAAGCAGAAGATGAAATATCTTTATGGTGTTCTCGAAAAGCAGTTCAGGATTTACTACAAGAAGGCTGTCGCCCAGCGCGGCGTTACCGGTGACAACCTGGTGAAGATGCTCGAACGCCGTTTCGACAACGTGGTCTATCGCTGCGGTTTCTCGCCGTCTCGCGCCGGTGCCCGTCAGCTTGTTACGCACGGTCACATGCTGGTCAACGGCAAGAAGGTCAACATTCCTTCATTCCTGGTATCACCTGGCGATCAGATCGAGTTCAGGCAGAAGAGCCGCAATCTCGATGCCGTAGCCGATTCGCTCAACAAGGCTGCCGAGTCAAGGATTCCCGAGTGGATCCAGGTTGACAAAGCGAACCGCAAAGCGGTGTTCCTGGCTATTCCTGAGCGCGAAGCCGTACAGGAACCGTTCAATGAACAGCTTGTCGTCGAGTTGTACTCCAAGTGA